A stretch of Apostichopus japonicus isolate 1M-3 chromosome 9, ASM3797524v1, whole genome shotgun sequence DNA encodes these proteins:
- the LOC139973966 gene encoding uncharacterized protein isoform X6: MAVKENSTCFQHLLIFMACFGTSLAAGRLCEFAEKFPGVGGSCYKGSTNDATTTQSTTSPPISTLSSLPDTTVSSVETTTQSTTSPPISTLSSLHDTTVSSVETTTQSTTSPPISTLSSLPDTTVSSVETTTQSTTSPPINTLSSLPDTTVSSVETTTQSITSPPINTLSSLPDTTVSSVETTTQSTTSPPINTLSSLPDTTVSSVETTTQRTTSLPISTLSSLPDTTVSSVETTTQSTTSPPISTLSSLPDTTVSSVETTTQSTTAPPVESSSQSIDTIRLSTPTVCLRGQLRCYNDDNEMVCAAPENCTCQMTSVNASISSGGFYVNDDCTRRAHCIHGNVTWDDQYFCSSNAKCEERDNVRQCYCVGGYHGDGKTCTRHTNCQDVYNAGKRDGGIYNIKPTNWSGSPFPVYCNMTDGGGWTVFQRRVNGSVDFFRNWTSYKEGFGELDHEFWLGNDKLYYLTNQGRYTLRIDLVDREGSSYFAKYDLFRINDENDKYRLSELGAFSGTAKTRSNRKDALHHHMKKQFSTHDRDNDVNVEKDCASLKHGGWWYGHCCTANLNSDYNVDHITPSSTECCGRETSVCWKYLSGPDHNLKYTEMKIRPV, encoded by the exons ATGCTACAACCACGCAGAGCACCACCTCACCGCCGATTAGCACACTCTCCTCTTTGCCTGACACTACGGTGTCCTCGGTTGAAACAACCACGCAGAGCACCACCTCACCGCCGATTAGCACACTCTCCTCTTTGCATGACACTACGGTGTCCTCGGTTGAAACAACCACGCAGAGCACCACTTCACCGCCGATTAGCACACTCTCCTCTTTGCCTGACACTACGGTGTCCTCAGTTGAAACAACCACGCAGAGCACCACCTCACCGCCGATTAACACACTCTCCTCTTTGCCTGACACTACGGTGTCCTCAGTTGAAACAACCACGCAGAGCATCACCTCACCGCCGATTAACACACTCTCCTCTTTGCCTGACACTACGGTGTCCTCAGTTGAAACAACCACGCAGAGCACCACCTCACCGCCGATTAACACACTCTCCTCTTTGCCTGACACTACGGTGTCCTCAGTTGAAACAACCACGCAGAGAACCACCTCACTGCCGATTAGCACACTCTCCTCTTTGCCTGACACTACGGTGTCCTCGGTTGAAACAACCACGCAGAGCACCACTTCACCGCCGATTAGCACACTCTCCTCTTTGCCTGACACTACGGTGTCCTCAGTTGAAACAACCACGCAGAGCACCACCGCACCACCAGTTGAGAGCTCCTCTCAATCAATCGACACAATTCGTTTATCAACCCCGACTGTCTGCCTACGTGGTCAGCTGCGATGCTACAATGATGACAATGAAATGGTTTGTGCGGCACCTGAGAATTGCACATGTCAAATGACAAGTGTGAATGCAAGCATTTCG TCGGGTGGGTTCTATGTCAACGATGACTGTACGCGCAGGGCTCACTGTATCCATGGCAACGTCACTTGGGATGACCAATACTTTTGTAGCTCTAATGCAAAGTGTGAGGAAAGAGACAATGTTCGTCAATGTTACTGCGTGggtggttaccatggtgatggaAAGACATGTACACGGCACACCAATTGTCAAGATGTATATAATGCTGGCAAAAGAGACGGTGGTATCTACAATATTAAACCAACTAACTGGTCTGGATCACCATTTCCAGTTTATTgtaacatgactgacggaggtggatggacg gTGTTCCAACGTCGTGTTAATGGTTCCGTTGATTTTTTTCGTAACTGGACGAGCTATAAAGAAGGCTTTGGTGAGCTGGATCATGAGTTCTGGTTGGGTAATGACAAGCTGTATTACCTCACCAATCAAGGTCGCTACACACTCAGGATTGATCTGGTGGACAGAGAAGGATCTTCATACTTTGCTAAGTATGACCTGTTCCGCATAAACGATGAAAATGACAAGTACCGACTGTCTGAGCTGGGAGCTTTCAGCGGGACAGCAAAAACCAGAAGCAATA GGAAGGATGCTCTTCACCATCACATGAAAAAACAATTTAGTACTCACGACCGAGATAATGATGTCAACGTGGAGAAAGACTGTGCAAGTTTAAAACATGGTGGCTGGTGGTACGGCCACTGTTGTACGGCCAATCTCAACAGTGATTATAACGTTGACCACATTACACCCTCCTCTACGGAATGTTGCGGTAGAGAAACCTCTGTCTGTTGGAAATACCTATCTGGCCCCGACCATAATCTCAAATACACGGAGATGAAGATTCGACCAGTGTAA